One Mycolicibacter sp. MU0083 DNA window includes the following coding sequences:
- a CDS encoding ABC transporter ATP-binding protein codes for MLLALLRCYIKPYRGPIAAVMALQLVSTLSSLYLPTVNATIIDDGVIRGDTSVITRLGAVMLAVTALQALCAVAAVYFGARTGAGFGRDLRRAVFSQVIRFSDRETAGFGAPTLLTRTTNDVRQIQLVVQLSATTLVAAPIMSVGGVLMAIHQDSGLAWLLAVSVPLLAIANYLIVVRMLPLFRRMQMLIDNINRVLRDQLTGIRVIRAFAREAGERDRFAQANAALSQASLTVGNLQALMLPATTLIINASSVALIWFGALRIDAGQMQVGSLIAFLSYFMLILMAVLMATMVLAILPRASVCAERITEVLSTEPTISAPAHPATPAAVTGEVRLHGVGFRYPGADRSVLHDVSLTAMPGSTTAVVGSTGSGKSTLVSLICRLRDVTEGAVLIDGIDVRDRDPEALWSGIGLVPQRGYLFSGTVADNLRYGAPADVPVSDEQLWEALRVAAADDFVAAHRDGLEMRVAQGGINLSGGQRQRLAIARAVIRRPRLYVFDDAFSALDTRTDAAVRAALREVAADATVIIVAQRISTVTSADQVIVLDDGRVVGGGTHRELLAGCPIYAEFADSQSVAAGTGGL; via the coding sequence ATGCTCCTGGCGCTGCTGCGCTGCTACATCAAGCCTTACCGCGGCCCGATCGCGGCCGTGATGGCCCTGCAATTGGTCAGCACGCTCTCCTCGCTCTACCTGCCGACCGTCAACGCGACGATCATCGACGACGGCGTGATCCGCGGCGACACCTCGGTCATCACCCGACTGGGCGCGGTGATGCTGGCCGTCACCGCCCTGCAGGCTCTGTGCGCGGTCGCCGCGGTCTATTTCGGGGCTCGTACCGGCGCCGGTTTCGGACGCGATCTGCGTCGCGCGGTGTTCAGCCAGGTGATCCGGTTCTCCGACCGCGAGACCGCCGGTTTCGGGGCGCCGACCCTGTTGACCCGCACCACCAACGACGTCCGGCAGATCCAACTGGTGGTGCAGTTGAGCGCCACCACCCTGGTGGCCGCCCCGATCATGAGCGTCGGGGGGGTGCTGATGGCGATCCATCAGGACTCCGGGCTGGCCTGGCTGCTGGCGGTCAGTGTGCCGCTGTTGGCGATCGCCAACTATCTGATCGTGGTGCGGATGCTGCCGCTGTTCCGGCGCATGCAGATGTTGATCGACAACATCAACCGGGTGCTGCGCGACCAACTCACCGGCATCCGGGTGATCCGCGCGTTCGCCCGCGAAGCCGGCGAACGGGACCGATTCGCGCAGGCCAACGCGGCTCTGTCGCAGGCATCGTTGACCGTCGGAAACCTGCAGGCGCTGATGCTGCCGGCCACGACGCTGATCATCAACGCGTCCAGTGTCGCGCTGATCTGGTTCGGCGCCCTGCGCATCGACGCCGGGCAGATGCAGGTCGGCTCGCTGATCGCCTTCCTGTCCTATTTCATGCTGATCCTGATGGCCGTGCTGATGGCCACCATGGTGCTGGCCATCCTGCCGCGGGCCTCGGTCTGCGCCGAACGGATCACCGAGGTGCTGTCCACCGAGCCGACGATCAGTGCCCCGGCACATCCCGCTACGCCGGCGGCCGTCACCGGCGAGGTCCGGCTGCACGGTGTCGGCTTCCGTTACCCCGGGGCCGACCGCTCGGTGCTGCACGACGTGTCGTTGACCGCAATGCCCGGGTCCACCACCGCGGTGGTCGGCTCCACCGGGTCAGGCAAATCGACTCTGGTCTCGCTGATCTGCCGGCTGCGTGACGTGACCGAGGGCGCGGTCCTGATCGACGGCATCGATGTGCGCGACCGCGACCCCGAAGCCCTGTGGTCGGGCATCGGGCTGGTCCCGCAACGCGGCTATCTGTTCTCCGGAACCGTCGCCGACAACCTTCGCTACGGCGCTCCGGCCGACGTCCCGGTCAGCGACGAGCAACTGTGGGAGGCGTTGCGGGTGGCGGCCGCCGACGATTTCGTGGCCGCCCACCGCGACGGGCTGGAAATGCGGGTGGCGCAGGGCGGCATCAATCTGTCCGGCGGGCAACGGCAACGGCTCGCGATCGCCCGGGCGGTGATCCGGCGACCCCGGCTCTATGTCTTCGACGATGCGTTCTCGGCCCTGGACACCCGGACCGACGCCGCGGTGCGCGCGGCGCTGCGCGAGGTGGCCGCCGATGCGACGGTCATCATCGTGGCACAACGGATCTCGACGGTCACCTCGGCCGATCAGGTGATCGTCCTCGACGACGGCCGGGTGGTGGGCGGCGGAACCCACCGCGAACTGCTGGCGGGCTGCCCCATCTACGCCGAGTTCGCCGACTCCCAGTCGGTGGCCGCCGGGACCGGTGGACTGTGA
- a CDS encoding DUF3558 domain-containing protein, with protein sequence MVGGCSDSDSSTEAQSGQSSAPASEQSTHGPSFPHCGGVSEETMANLTRVSGLVGTAQNSVGCQWLLRGGISGPHFSFSWYRGSPIGRERKTEEVSRTSVEDINIDGHSGFIAIGTAPTLGDNLCEVGIQFKDDFIEWSVSFAQKPFPDPCDVAKELTRQSIANAK encoded by the coding sequence ATGGTCGGCGGCTGTTCCGACTCCGACTCGTCGACCGAAGCTCAGTCCGGTCAGTCGTCTGCGCCGGCGTCCGAGCAGAGCACTCACGGACCGTCGTTCCCGCATTGCGGTGGCGTCAGCGAAGAGACGATGGCCAACCTCACCCGGGTGTCGGGGTTGGTCGGCACGGCGCAGAACTCGGTGGGCTGCCAGTGGCTGTTGCGTGGCGGCATCTCCGGCCCGCACTTCTCCTTCTCCTGGTATCGCGGCAGCCCCATCGGGCGTGAACGCAAGACCGAGGAGGTGTCGCGTACCTCCGTCGAGGACATCAACATCGACGGCCACAGCGGTTTCATCGCGATCGGAACCGCCCCGACGCTGGGCGACAACCTGTGTGAGGTCGGAATTCAGTTCAAGGATGACTTCATCGAATGGTCGGTGAGTTTCGCCCAGAAGCCGTTCCCGGACCCGTGCGACGTCGCCAAAGAGCTGACCCGCCAGTCGATTGCGAACGCGAAATGA
- a CDS encoding DUF3558 domain-containing protein gives MSRRTRAVFGALAALAVLIASTGCSREVGGTAIKAGAGDTKRNDNSERQYPNLLKECEVLTTDILAKTVGADPLDIQSTFVGAICRWQAANPAGLIDITRFWFEQGSLDNERKIAEFLQYQVENKSIVGVPSIVMRPADPNGACGVASDAAGVVGWWVNPQAPGIDACEQALKLMELTLATNS, from the coding sequence ATGAGCCGCCGTACTCGCGCCGTATTCGGGGCGCTGGCCGCGCTGGCGGTATTGATCGCGTCGACCGGTTGCTCGCGTGAGGTGGGCGGCACCGCGATCAAGGCCGGTGCCGGTGATACCAAGCGCAACGACAACTCCGAGCGGCAGTACCCGAACCTGCTCAAGGAGTGCGAGGTACTGACCACCGACATTCTGGCCAAGACGGTGGGGGCCGACCCGCTGGACATCCAGAGCACGTTCGTCGGTGCCATCTGCCGCTGGCAGGCGGCCAACCCGGCCGGGCTGATCGACATCACCCGGTTCTGGTTCGAGCAGGGCAGCCTGGACAACGAGCGCAAGATCGCCGAATTCCTGCAGTATCAGGTCGAGAACAAGTCCATCGTGGGGGTGCCGTCGATCGTGATGCGGCCGGCCGACCCGAACGGCGCCTGCGGTGTCGCAAGCGATGCGGCGGGTGTGGTCGGTTGGTGGGTGAACCCGCAAGCCCCCGGCATCGATGCCTGCGAGCAGGCCCTCAAACTGATGGAACTCACGCTCGCCACCAATTCCTGA
- a CDS encoding TetR/AcrR family transcriptional regulator, producing the protein MGNREDLLQGAKRCLVERGWANTTVRDIAAAAGVSHAAIGYHFGSRERLLVQALLEELDELDARMAPEGESAMDRWRAVIESFTTDKALWTSHLEAIVQAQRNDELRVRLAEGQQRARAEMGGSVALAVVLGLMIQTLIDPESAPTAAEAVAELRELAGGGHPPPP; encoded by the coding sequence ATGGGCAACCGCGAGGATCTGCTGCAGGGCGCCAAACGCTGCCTGGTCGAACGCGGCTGGGCCAACACCACGGTGCGCGACATCGCCGCGGCCGCCGGCGTCAGCCATGCCGCGATCGGCTATCACTTCGGCAGCCGGGAACGCCTCCTGGTTCAGGCGCTGCTGGAGGAACTCGACGAACTCGATGCCCGGATGGCACCCGAAGGCGAGTCGGCGATGGACCGCTGGCGAGCGGTGATCGAGTCCTTCACCACCGACAAGGCGCTGTGGACGTCGCACCTGGAAGCGATCGTGCAAGCTCAACGCAACGACGAACTACGGGTCCGGCTGGCCGAAGGGCAGCAACGGGCGCGCGCCGAGATGGGCGGTTCGGTGGCGCTGGCCGTCGTCTTGGGCCTGATGATCCAGACACTCATCGACCCCGAGAGTGCGCCGACCGCCGCCGAGGCGGTCGCGGAGTTACGCGAGTTGGCCGGCGGCGGTCACCCGCCGCCGCCCTGA
- a CDS encoding acyl-CoA dehydrogenase family protein: protein MAHVVVERVEQIAAKLDATAEDSERLGKLSDESVALIREAGVMRMLQPTDFGGYAAHPRDFAEAVMAVAKHCGSTGWVCGVGGVHPWEMALMDRRLQAEVWGADPDTWIASPYAAQGVATPVDGGYRLTGRWNFSSGTDHCSWIFLGARVGGGDGGPPKVLHVVLPRADYTIVDDSWDVIGLSGTGSKDIIVEDAFIPAYRTIDFEHVASGARAAEAAGRSETLYKLPFWTMFPLGITAALIGITEGALAAHLDYQRDRVAATGTKIKDDPYVLYAISEAAAEIAASRVQLLDGISRMYDLADAGKEISFEDRSVVRRNQIRSAWRAVSAADAIFARSGGNAARRNNPLQRFWRDAHVGLGHAIQTPGTIYHSTALTSIGVEAPPALRAMI, encoded by the coding sequence ATGGCACACGTCGTCGTCGAGCGTGTCGAACAGATCGCCGCCAAGCTGGACGCCACCGCCGAGGACAGCGAACGGCTCGGCAAACTGTCCGACGAGTCGGTCGCGCTGATCCGCGAGGCCGGGGTGATGCGCATGCTGCAGCCGACCGATTTCGGCGGCTATGCCGCACATCCGCGAGACTTCGCCGAAGCGGTCATGGCGGTGGCGAAGCACTGCGGCTCCACCGGATGGGTGTGCGGGGTCGGCGGCGTGCATCCGTGGGAGATGGCGTTGATGGACCGCCGACTGCAGGCCGAGGTCTGGGGTGCGGACCCCGACACCTGGATCGCGTCACCGTATGCCGCGCAGGGCGTGGCGACCCCGGTCGACGGCGGCTACCGGCTGACCGGCCGATGGAACTTCTCCTCGGGCACCGATCACTGCAGCTGGATCTTCCTGGGCGCCCGCGTCGGCGGCGGCGACGGTGGACCACCGAAGGTGCTGCACGTGGTGTTGCCGCGCGCGGACTACACCATCGTCGACGACTCCTGGGATGTCATCGGGCTCAGTGGAACGGGCAGCAAGGACATCATCGTCGAGGACGCCTTCATCCCGGCCTACCGCACCATCGACTTCGAACACGTCGCCTCCGGTGCGCGTGCCGCCGAAGCCGCCGGGCGCAGCGAGACGCTCTACAAGCTGCCGTTCTGGACCATGTTCCCGCTGGGGATCACCGCGGCGCTCATCGGCATCACCGAGGGTGCGCTGGCCGCGCATCTGGATTATCAGCGTGACCGGGTGGCTGCGACCGGCACCAAGATCAAAGACGACCCCTACGTGCTGTACGCGATCTCTGAGGCGGCCGCGGAGATCGCCGCCTCCCGGGTGCAGCTGCTGGACGGCATCAGCCGGATGTACGACCTCGCCGACGCCGGCAAGGAGATCAGCTTCGAGGACCGGTCGGTGGTGCGGCGCAACCAGATCCGCAGCGCCTGGCGGGCGGTGTCGGCCGCGGATGCGATCTTCGCCCGCTCCGGCGGCAACGCTGCACGCCGCAACAACCCGTTGCAGCGGTTCTGGCGTGACGCCCACGTCGGACTGGGGCACGCCATCCAGACCCCGGGCACGATCTATCACTCGACCGCGTTGACCTCGATCGGAGTGGAGGCGCCGCCGGCGCTGCGGGCGATGATCTAG
- a CDS encoding SixA phosphatase family protein, translating into MSTHRTLILLRHAKSDYPPGAADHERPLAPRGIREAGLAGDWLRANAPVPDAVLCSTATRTRQTYARTELTAPVRYVDDLYDAAPGTVIATINTVGDEVDTLLVIGHEPAMSAVALGLAGAGSDSAVAQRISEKYPTSGIAVLQISVSWSDVELGSASLVGFHVPR; encoded by the coding sequence ATGAGCACTCACCGCACCCTGATCCTGCTGCGGCACGCGAAGTCGGACTACCCGCCCGGGGCGGCAGATCACGAGCGTCCGCTGGCGCCGCGCGGTATCCGCGAGGCGGGGCTGGCCGGCGACTGGCTGCGTGCCAACGCCCCGGTCCCGGACGCGGTGCTGTGCTCGACCGCCACCCGCACCCGGCAGACCTATGCCCGCACCGAACTGACCGCCCCGGTCCGTTACGTCGATGACCTCTACGACGCTGCACCGGGCACCGTCATCGCCACCATCAACACCGTCGGCGACGAGGTGGACACACTGCTGGTGATCGGCCACGAACCCGCGATGTCGGCGGTCGCCCTCGGCTTGGCCGGTGCCGGATCTGATTCCGCGGTGGCCCAACGGATCTCGGAGAAGTACCCGACCTCCGGCATCGCCGTGCTGCAGATCAGCGTGAGCTGGTCGGACGTGGAGCTGGGGTCGGCGTCGCTGGTCGGGTTCCACGTGCCGCGCTAG
- a CDS encoding metallophosphoesterase family protein, translating to MHAADIHLDSPLRGLSRIGDDHAQELRRSTRRALENLVTLTIERRADLLVIAGDLYDGSWHDFGTGQFFIEQMVKLKESGVPVVIASGNHDAASQITRSLTLPEGVHLLATDKPESVVFDDLGAVVHGQGYESRDVQENLAAVYPDRIPDLVNIGVLHTAATGSAEHDTYAPCSEADLTALRYDYLALGHIHQRGPVVDGEFPAYFSGNLQGRNPRETGAKGALLVELEAGSPAQIAFEPCDVARWDRLEIDADGIADHDDLVAAVREQMRAAVRDAAGRKVVVRVAITGTTKLASQLSDDDWLQAELTGIATDVGALVDKTTVRVRPPLPPDPEAQRLREAVAEAAAALAGDREQSRKLMAALDREIRDIARGEDGRGLNLADDGVLGELLERARDGLDARLAERQG from the coding sequence GTGCACGCCGCTGACATCCACCTGGACAGTCCGCTGCGCGGGCTGAGCCGGATCGGCGACGACCATGCGCAGGAACTCCGGCGCAGCACGCGGCGCGCGCTGGAGAACCTGGTCACGCTCACCATCGAGCGCCGGGCGGACCTGCTGGTCATCGCCGGCGACCTGTACGACGGCAGCTGGCACGACTTCGGTACCGGACAGTTCTTCATCGAACAGATGGTGAAGCTCAAGGAGTCCGGGGTCCCGGTGGTGATCGCCTCGGGCAACCACGACGCCGCCAGCCAGATCACCCGCTCGCTGACTCTGCCGGAGGGCGTCCATCTGCTGGCCACCGACAAACCGGAGAGCGTCGTCTTCGACGATCTCGGCGCGGTGGTGCACGGTCAGGGCTACGAGAGCCGCGACGTGCAGGAGAACCTCGCGGCGGTCTACCCGGACCGGATTCCCGACCTGGTCAACATCGGGGTGCTGCACACCGCGGCCACCGGGTCGGCCGAGCACGACACCTACGCGCCGTGCTCGGAAGCCGACCTGACGGCACTGCGCTACGACTACCTCGCGCTCGGGCACATCCACCAGCGCGGTCCGGTGGTCGACGGGGAGTTCCCGGCGTACTTCAGCGGCAACCTGCAGGGGCGCAACCCGCGCGAGACCGGCGCCAAGGGAGCGCTGCTGGTCGAACTCGAAGCCGGCTCGCCGGCCCAGATCGCCTTCGAGCCGTGCGATGTGGCGCGCTGGGATCGGCTCGAGATCGACGCCGACGGGATCGCCGACCACGACGATTTGGTGGCAGCCGTCCGGGAGCAGATGCGCGCCGCGGTGCGCGATGCCGCGGGGCGCAAAGTGGTCGTGCGGGTAGCGATCACCGGCACCACGAAGCTGGCCTCGCAGCTGTCGGATGACGACTGGTTGCAGGCGGAGCTGACCGGGATCGCCACCGATGTCGGTGCGTTGGTGGACAAGACGACGGTGCGGGTGCGGCCGCCGCTGCCGCCCGACCCGGAAGCACAACGGCTGCGCGAAGCCGTCGCCGAGGCCGCCGCGGCGTTGGCCGGTGATCGGGAGCAGAGCAGAAAGCTGATGGCCGCACTCGACCGCGAGATCCGCGACATCGCCCGGGGGGAAGACGGCCGCGGCCTCAACCTCGCCGACGACGGTGTGCTGGGCGAACTGTTGGAACGCGCGCGCGACGGACTCGACGCACGGCTGGCGGAGAGGCAGGGCTGA
- a CDS encoding AAA family ATPase, translated as MRITRLTLAAYGRCRDVTVDIGDGVTVVLGANEAGKSTSLDALSDFLWGIPARTSRAAECPRAQLRIDAVLAGDGEPYTVVRKANGLFDGDVVTPRQAPWNPENRLSAQWWRTRLGFNHEDLRRGGDAVFAGSGDLADIIFAAREGRSAREVLDDITDQADKLFKSDGRSKKVHLRVAAGAYKQAVTDRDSLLTRADGVVEQRRVVQELQDKHRRLRDEVTATALEVKVAEENLRVIGNVLAFSQATRELELIDGEGDRLTPSELVDYDRAGDERRRAQQRATKLDDDIASITAAVEALSIDDGLLDDRETFTRLNSEVKVRIEGLRRAGEEFAPAVADAATKLRGLLRSIGIDEVDDIDTAVAEARVREDHAATLDALADEIDALEDKRREARDRHDTAVAALLSKGVTVDVAASEPPDEDALAKRRAELIGARDAERTARTLHAEAAETVRNMQSDTAAAHAGAALTHDAVVDARRSRDDQWHTIRRSWVTGELPGADERVDMAAELDARVVSADRCSDDEAMERSRIAALDARAEMQVEGLEAARQKELEAASTLAVAAEDTGRATDEWAQLWAGLGITAVPDVDSSGTVAELLTTAHVAHARVRSLTDQLGDLDSSWCAAAELAGLPVTTATAAWHRRSQVLEDIVAVDEQRAKSLQGEQQARGAWETFLAEAVELLRRHRVLDDDQQLTPTLIEQGFTRLGRELESATTAQGKRSTYLEQLEGLQTERAEVLQAQQAASAELQRLVDTHGLATEQDLGVLVDRALRAAEPLERQDDSAKAIKNGLDSGSDFHHVVDRLTGRDEVTIGQELADARLRAEEAGRAADDMLSRCTSARDELKNLEAAAGAAAAEAEVADRQAEVADLAERWAILALQRKLLETILDGLGAGDTRPLLDHAGRLLERLTDGRWVALRAEDDGAVRTLRVIRSDNTPCDTAALSEGTADQVFFALRLAAVAELHRERTDAGEEALPLVLDDVLMAFDEERVRGALQILTTLAPGLQIIVFTHHQHVAEAAADVGGITVSELPAPASISDSLDGELIRARAQHGGVELSPA; from the coding sequence ATGCGGATCACGCGTTTGACCTTGGCGGCCTACGGGCGCTGCCGCGACGTCACCGTCGACATCGGCGACGGGGTGACGGTGGTGCTCGGCGCCAACGAAGCGGGTAAGTCGACGTCACTGGATGCGCTGAGCGACTTCCTCTGGGGGATCCCGGCCCGAACGTCGCGCGCCGCGGAATGCCCGCGAGCGCAACTGCGCATCGATGCGGTGCTGGCCGGTGATGGTGAGCCCTACACGGTGGTGCGCAAGGCGAACGGACTGTTCGACGGCGACGTCGTCACGCCGCGCCAGGCACCGTGGAATCCGGAGAATCGGCTGTCGGCGCAGTGGTGGCGGACACGACTGGGCTTCAATCACGAGGATCTACGGCGCGGCGGAGACGCGGTATTCGCCGGCAGCGGCGACCTCGCCGACATCATCTTCGCCGCACGCGAAGGCCGCAGCGCCCGCGAAGTGCTGGACGACATCACCGACCAGGCCGACAAACTCTTCAAGTCCGACGGCCGGTCGAAGAAGGTGCACCTGCGCGTCGCGGCAGGAGCCTACAAGCAGGCCGTCACCGATCGGGACAGCCTGCTGACCCGTGCGGACGGAGTCGTAGAGCAGCGCAGAGTCGTACAGGAACTGCAGGACAAGCATCGCCGTCTCCGCGACGAGGTCACCGCGACAGCCCTGGAGGTCAAGGTCGCCGAAGAGAACCTCCGGGTGATCGGCAACGTTCTGGCGTTCAGCCAGGCGACCCGTGAGCTCGAACTCATCGACGGCGAAGGGGATCGGCTGACGCCGTCGGAACTGGTGGATTACGACCGGGCCGGTGATGAGCGGCGCCGCGCACAACAGCGCGCCACCAAGCTCGACGACGACATCGCCTCGATCACCGCGGCTGTCGAGGCGCTGTCGATAGACGACGGCCTGCTCGACGACCGCGAAACCTTCACCCGGCTGAATTCCGAGGTGAAGGTGCGTATCGAGGGCCTGCGCCGCGCGGGTGAGGAGTTCGCGCCGGCGGTCGCGGACGCGGCGACGAAATTGCGGGGTCTGCTGCGCAGTATCGGCATCGACGAGGTCGACGACATCGACACGGCCGTAGCCGAAGCCAGGGTCCGCGAGGACCATGCGGCCACTCTGGACGCACTGGCCGACGAAATCGATGCACTGGAAGACAAACGCCGAGAGGCTCGCGACCGGCACGACACGGCCGTGGCCGCACTGTTGTCCAAAGGCGTCACGGTCGACGTCGCCGCGTCCGAACCTCCCGATGAGGACGCCCTCGCCAAGCGGCGCGCCGAGTTGATCGGGGCGCGCGATGCCGAACGTACGGCACGAACCCTGCACGCCGAGGCGGCCGAGACCGTGCGGAACATGCAATCCGATACGGCCGCCGCACATGCCGGGGCCGCACTGACCCACGACGCCGTCGTCGACGCTCGCCGCAGCCGGGACGACCAGTGGCACACGATCCGACGCTCCTGGGTGACCGGGGAGCTGCCCGGCGCCGATGAACGAGTCGACATGGCAGCCGAATTGGATGCTCGAGTGGTCTCCGCGGACCGGTGCTCCGACGACGAGGCAATGGAGCGTTCGCGCATCGCCGCGCTGGATGCGCGTGCCGAGATGCAGGTGGAGGGGCTTGAGGCGGCCCGCCAGAAGGAACTCGAAGCGGCATCGACCCTGGCCGTCGCGGCCGAGGACACTGGCCGCGCGACCGACGAATGGGCGCAGCTGTGGGCCGGCCTGGGGATCACGGCCGTCCCCGACGTCGACTCCAGTGGCACCGTCGCCGAACTTCTCACCACCGCACACGTCGCCCATGCCCGAGTGCGGTCGCTTACCGATCAGCTCGGCGACCTAGACAGTTCCTGGTGTGCCGCAGCGGAACTCGCCGGGCTGCCGGTGACGACCGCCACGGCCGCGTGGCACCGGCGTTCGCAGGTGCTCGAAGACATCGTGGCCGTCGACGAACAGCGCGCCAAGAGCCTGCAGGGCGAACAGCAGGCCCGTGGTGCCTGGGAGACGTTCCTCGCCGAGGCCGTCGAGTTGCTCCGGCGGCACCGCGTGCTCGATGACGATCAGCAGCTGACGCCGACACTCATCGAGCAGGGTTTCACCCGGCTCGGGCGCGAACTCGAGTCGGCCACGACGGCGCAGGGCAAGCGTTCGACCTATCTCGAGCAGCTCGAAGGTCTGCAGACCGAGCGGGCAGAGGTGCTGCAGGCGCAACAGGCCGCATCGGCGGAGTTGCAGCGACTCGTCGACACCCACGGGCTGGCAACCGAACAGGATCTCGGAGTGCTCGTCGACCGGGCCCTGCGGGCAGCGGAACCGCTTGAGCGGCAGGATGACTCGGCCAAGGCCATCAAGAACGGTTTGGACTCGGGCAGCGACTTCCACCACGTGGTCGACCGGTTGACGGGCCGCGACGAGGTGACGATCGGGCAGGAGTTGGCCGACGCACGCCTGCGCGCCGAGGAGGCGGGCCGGGCAGCCGACGACATGTTGAGCCGATGCACGTCGGCGCGTGACGAGCTCAAGAACCTCGAGGCGGCCGCCGGGGCCGCCGCGGCCGAGGCCGAGGTGGCGGACCGGCAGGCCGAGGTGGCCGATCTCGCGGAGCGGTGGGCGATCCTCGCCCTGCAGCGCAAACTGCTGGAGACCATCCTCGACGGTCTGGGGGCGGGGGATACCCGACCGCTGCTGGACCACGCCGGTCGGCTTCTGGAGCGGCTCACCGACGGGCGTTGGGTGGCGCTGCGTGCCGAGGACGACGGCGCGGTGCGCACGCTGCGGGTCATCCGCTCCGACAACACACCGTGCGACACCGCGGCGCTCTCCGAGGGCACCGCCGATCAGGTCTTCTTCGCGCTGCGGCTGGCGGCGGTGGCCGAGCTGCATCGCGAACGCACCGATGCCGGCGAGGAAGCGCTGCCGCTGGTCCTCGACGACGTGCTGATGGCCTTCGACGAAGAGCGTGTGCGGGGCGCGCTGCAGATCCTGACCACATTGGCTCCCGGCCTGCAGATCATCGTGTTCACCCATCACCAGCATGTCGCCGAAGCCGCCGCCGACGTCGGCGGGATCACCGTGTCGGAGCTGCCGGCGCCCGCATCGATCTCGGATTCACTGGACGGCGAGCTGATCCGCGCCCGGGCTCAACACGGTGGCGTCGAGCTCAGTCCCGCATGA